The candidate division WOR-3 bacterium genome has a segment encoding these proteins:
- a CDS encoding tetratricopeptide repeat protein: MFEELVRQGEECVKKGDVVTLEQIIRTLSKVPSSNEYLYLSAYLQFLKGRLSKALELCEKIEPSLRKGQNQELICKALLLKATILRREGEYTSSNRALDRCFKVIQGDTFMLGDIWNSKGVNFWMLGKFEKAKQCYRKARYLSQSSKEMSVFLKTSINLGIVPLHQGHFFEADVYLRNALELCEKEQEKRLRIYALLNLGELCWKRGDWELGKELLAGCKESAVEFSLTYEEGVSYWILANILRDGHNFEEAYRVYNRALELLEKSMSYTEKLYVYLNMGVLERLRGNYQTALDLLNRAQTIMEQTGEKLDEGILLIETGMVLWFLRERRSSLKYLNRGIAKTKNRKYERTIGELFRFYIRKQGGSEDAKLFDELLRRCWKYGYDTILLRERQIFLPLLCEYLLMRKRSTLPKMILFRLVTNHEELINFLLEHRSVRCQEVALSAIEKLGLGHLKSKVQNKIWALRPRIAHKAVAVLETLEQKPLPSLAVKLFGKFEITRDDDTLLSLSRKKMKDLLKILILYYRKPILREQLMEMLWPGEAPEKSFNSLRQLIFLLRRAFDEFGFNG, translated from the coding sequence ATGTTCGAAGAACTCGTACGGCAGGGAGAGGAGTGTGTAAAAAAAGGAGATGTAGTAACTCTTGAGCAGATAATCCGAACCCTTTCCAAAGTTCCTTCTTCGAATGAATATCTGTATCTTTCAGCATATCTCCAATTTTTAAAGGGAAGACTTTCCAAAGCGCTTGAACTCTGTGAGAAGATCGAACCTTCTCTTAGGAAAGGACAAAATCAGGAATTGATATGTAAGGCTCTGTTATTGAAGGCGACGATCTTGCGTCGGGAAGGTGAATATACAAGTTCCAACAGGGCACTTGACCGTTGTTTCAAGGTGATTCAGGGTGATACATTTATGCTCGGTGATATCTGGAATTCCAAAGGAGTGAATTTCTGGATGCTGGGTAAGTTCGAAAAGGCGAAACAGTGTTATAGAAAAGCCCGTTATCTTTCCCAGAGTTCAAAGGAGATGTCTGTTTTTCTGAAAACTTCGATCAATCTGGGGATTGTACCGCTCCATCAGGGCCATTTTTTTGAGGCGGATGTCTACTTACGTAATGCCCTGGAACTTTGCGAAAAGGAGCAGGAAAAGAGATTGCGGATATACGCCCTGCTTAACCTGGGGGAATTATGCTGGAAAAGAGGTGACTGGGAACTCGGTAAGGAACTTCTTGCAGGCTGTAAAGAATCCGCGGTTGAATTTTCCTTGACTTATGAAGAAGGTGTTTCATACTGGATCCTTGCAAATATCCTCAGAGACGGCCATAACTTCGAAGAGGCGTACCGTGTGTATAACCGGGCGTTGGAACTTCTCGAAAAGAGTATGTCATACACGGAGAAGTTATATGTATATCTCAATATGGGGGTCCTGGAGCGGTTACGCGGTAATTATCAGACGGCGCTCGATTTGCTGAACCGCGCTCAAACGATCATGGAACAGACCGGTGAAAAACTGGATGAAGGGATTCTTTTGATCGAAACCGGGATGGTGCTCTGGTTTTTACGCGAAAGGCGGTCTTCTTTAAAATATTTGAACCGCGGGATAGCAAAGACAAAGAACAGAAAATACGAGAGAACCATCGGTGAATTATTTCGATTCTATATTCGAAAGCAAGGAGGTTCCGAAGACGCCAAATTGTTTGATGAACTCTTGAGGAGATGTTGGAAATACGGTTATGACACGATCCTCTTACGGGAGCGTCAAATATTTCTTCCTTTGTTATGTGAATATCTTTTGATGCGTAAACGTTCTACATTACCGAAGATGATTCTCTTCCGGCTGGTTACAAATCATGAAGAATTGATCAATTTTCTTCTGGAACACAGGTCAGTGCGATGCCAGGAGGTCGCCCTTTCCGCGATCGAGAAACTTGGTCTCGGACATTTAAAATCAAAGGTACAGAACAAGATCTGGGCACTGCGTCCCCGCATTGCTCATAAAGCGGTTGCTGTGCTGGAGACCCTCGAACAGAAGCCTCTTCCCTCGCTGGCGGTCAAACTTTTCGGAAAGTTCGAAATTACCAGGGATGACGATACTTTGTTGTCTTTATCGAGGAAGAAGATGAAAGACCTTTTGAAGATTTTGATTCTGTATTACCGAAAACCGATTTTACGGGAACAACTTATGGAGATGCTCTGGCCCGGTGAGGCACCGGAGAAATCGTTCAATTCCCTCAGGCAATTGATTTTTCTCCTGAGGCGTGCCTTTGATGAATTCGGTTTTAATGGT
- a CDS encoding integration host factor subunit beta, whose protein sequence is MRRELLVEKIAEKFGPAFTKTDIEKLIDVFLDTIRDVLIQNKRVELRRFGTFELRRRPGRTARAPKSGKEYTLPDRYVPFFRPSRIFKDEINKRIKPE, encoded by the coding sequence ATGAGAAGAGAACTTTTAGTTGAGAAGATCGCGGAAAAATTTGGTCCTGCTTTTACCAAGACCGATATTGAAAAATTAATTGATGTTTTTCTGGATACAATCCGGGATGTGTTGATCCAGAATAAGCGGGTTGAACTGCGAAGATTCGGTACTTTTGAATTGAGAAGACGACCGGGAAGAACCGCCAGGGCGCCGAAGAGCGGTAAAGAATATACATTGCCTGACCGCTATGTTCCGTTCTTCAGACCTTCGAGGATATTTAAGGATGAAATCAACAAACGTATTAAACCAGAATAG
- a CDS encoding zinc ribbon domain-containing protein, whose translation MPIIEFRCNRCHHKFEELILKNSEMKDVKCPRCESIDFEKLYSTFGMRCNGSFSSNIGTSCTGCSKTSCTGCSQDKEAK comes from the coding sequence ATGCCGATAATTGAATTCCGTTGTAATAGATGTCACCATAAATTCGAGGAGCTTATATTAAAGAACTCCGAGATGAAGGACGTCAAATGTCCCAGGTGTGAAAGCATTGATTTTGAAAAGCTTTATTCTACATTCGGAATGCGATGTAATGGTAGTTTTTCAAGTAATATCGGTACGTCCTGTACAGGTTGTTCAAAGACCTCGTGTACTGGATGTTCCCAAGATAAGGAGGCAAAATGA
- a CDS encoding rod shape-determining protein, producing the protein MSDVAIDLGTCTTLIYVNGRGIVLNEPTVVAIDTNAKKCLAAGLEAKKMLGRTPGEIKAIRPMKDGVIADFEMVELLLRTFIEKVQKKRLFTRPRIIICVPSGITEVEKRAVRDSAEAAGAREVFLVSEPIAAAIGIDLPVHSPTGNMIIDIGGGTTEIAVIALSGIVTNSSVRIAGDEMDDAILQYIKKNYNLIIGEQTAEQIKIEIGNAFPTVEEKTIEVRGRDLVSGIPKTIKLTSHEVREAIQEPLSMIIEAIRLTLEKTPPELAADIVNSGIYMAGGGSLLKGIDTLVREETNLPVMIAEEPNKAIVIGAGKILENMPHYEKVIFQMKRE; encoded by the coding sequence ATGAGTGACGTCGCGATCGACCTGGGAACCTGTACAACCCTGATCTATGTCAATGGACGCGGTATCGTATTGAATGAACCGACAGTAGTCGCGATCGATACCAACGCCAAGAAATGTCTTGCCGCAGGGCTTGAAGCGAAAAAGATGTTGGGTAGAACGCCCGGCGAGATCAAAGCCATCAGGCCGATGAAAGACGGAGTTATAGCCGATTTTGAAATGGTCGAACTCTTACTCAGAACATTCATCGAGAAGGTACAGAAAAAAAGGCTCTTCACCCGACCGAGGATAATCATCTGCGTCCCATCCGGCATAACCGAGGTCGAAAAAAGAGCCGTCAGGGACTCGGCGGAAGCGGCGGGCGCCCGTGAAGTCTTCCTGGTTTCAGAACCGATCGCCGCGGCGATCGGTATTGATCTGCCGGTTCATTCACCGACCGGTAATATGATAATCGACATCGGAGGCGGCACCACGGAAATCGCTGTTATCGCCCTGTCCGGTATTGTCACGAACAGTTCAGTGAGGATCGCCGGAGACGAGATGGATGATGCAATCCTTCAATATATAAAGAAAAACTACAATCTCATTATCGGAGAGCAGACCGCCGAGCAGATAAAGATTGAAATCGGAAATGCATTCCCCACAGTAGAGGAAAAGACAATCGAAGTACGCGGTAGAGACCTCGTATCAGGTATTCCGAAAACGATTAAATTAACGAGTCATGAAGTGCGTGAAGCAATTCAGGAACCCCTTTCGATGATTATCGAAGCAATTCGGCTTACCCTGGAAAAGACCCCGCCGGAATTAGCCGCTGACATCGTGAATTCAGGTATCTATATGGCCGGTGGAGGCTCTCTTCTGAAAGGCATCGACACTCTGGTAAGGGAAGAAACAAACCTGCCCGTAATGATTGCAGAGGAACCGAATAAGGCGATTGTCATCGGAGCCGGAAAGATTCTGGAAAACATGCCCCATTATGAAAAAGTAATTTTTCAGATGAAGAGAGAGTAG
- the mreC gene encoding rod shape-determining protein MreC, which translates to MSRRQLILFSILLIVCITFLALGEQSKLYLSTRLSAVLLFPVKTVTDFLHFLTISNARITELETLVNQLRLENSELKKRILLDTIEFKTTKYELLKAQIIGRDPSNINGYLYINKGKEDDVKINQPVISINGLVGKIKLITEKYSVVETIENQGFAVSAVDINTKIHGVVKKKQNLIFDFIRIDDEIAVGDSICTSGMSEIFPQGILIGIVKKIEEQNTLFFKPVYIKPSVQINKLTYVYVISNAETGLPPRLIPTGDIGDMVNPP; encoded by the coding sequence TTGTCCCGACGGCAGTTAATTTTATTCTCAATTTTACTTATAGTATGCATCACATTCCTAGCACTGGGAGAGCAGTCAAAATTATACTTGTCGACACGCCTTTCAGCGGTCTTACTGTTTCCCGTGAAAACCGTCACCGACTTCTTACATTTTCTGACTATCTCCAACGCCCGCATCACCGAACTGGAAACACTGGTGAATCAACTTCGTCTGGAAAACAGTGAACTCAAGAAAAGAATCCTTCTCGATACGATCGAGTTCAAAACAACGAAGTATGAATTATTAAAAGCCCAGATCATCGGACGTGATCCCTCAAACATCAACGGGTATCTCTATATCAACAAAGGAAAAGAAGATGATGTGAAAATAAACCAACCGGTAATCTCGATAAACGGACTCGTCGGAAAGATAAAACTGATCACCGAAAAGTACAGTGTCGTTGAAACAATTGAAAATCAAGGGTTCGCGGTCAGCGCCGTCGATATAAATACAAAGATACATGGTGTAGTCAAAAAAAAACAGAATCTGATATTCGACTTCATACGCATCGATGATGAAATAGCTGTCGGAGACTCAATCTGCACCTCAGGAATGAGTGAAATATTCCCTCAGGGAATTCTCATCGGAATTGTAAAAAAGATCGAGGAACAAAACACCCTCTTTTTCAAACCCGTCTACATCAAACCGAGCGTTCAGATCAACAAACTTACATACGTCTATGTGATCTCCAACGCCGAAACCGGTTTGCCGCCGCGTCTCATCCCGACCGGTGATATCGGTGACATGGTGAACCCGCCGTAA
- the mrdA gene encoding penicillin-binding protein 2 has translation MEENIKKFKAIRNIIIAGFIIIILASARLQIIEGKKYFRLSEKNRIRQTVIPAPRGKIFDRNGIEIANTRPGFYVSVIPSIVDKAALTELTHILGIKEKTVREKFKSEKNPFMPVKIAHDISYSQLSIIEENMDRLKGVEVAVEPLRNYPYGELFCHVLGYVGEITNLEIKKYENYSINDYIGRMGIEEYYENTLKGINGVEYIEVDARGREIGKLAEKRPVPFIPGKDLHTTLDCALTESVAVYLADYKKAACVCLDPRNGEVLVLYSKPGFDPNLFVHGLQEEEWKILNTTPDAPMYNRAIMSCYPAGSTFKPFIALAALDSKMITPDKSFSPCWGKYRLGRRIFKCWKIHGKLDLYGAIIKSCDIYFYQLGAFIGIDTIASRAKEAGFGRKTGIDIPNEKNGCLPDRTWFEKHYGKNWTEGHLFNLSIGQGDLLVTPLQLACAFTLFANNGEIPTPHINKELKPQYHKTSFSKEALEVVKEALGGVVLSGTGQLARIKDCEICGKTGTIQNPHGEDHSLFIGYAPKERPEILVCIFIENAGHGGSVAAPIAGKIIKAYLKTKSTYAKEN, from the coding sequence ATGGAAGAAAATATAAAAAAATTCAAGGCGATCCGTAATATCATAATCGCCGGTTTTATCATCATTATTCTGGCGAGTGCGCGGCTTCAGATCATCGAAGGTAAAAAATACTTCCGTCTCTCAGAAAAAAACAGAATCAGACAGACGGTCATTCCCGCGCCACGGGGGAAAATATTCGATCGGAACGGCATAGAAATCGCAAACACCAGACCGGGATTCTATGTCTCGGTCATCCCTTCAATAGTAGACAAAGCCGCCCTCACAGAACTGACCCATATTCTCGGCATAAAAGAAAAGACCGTGCGTGAAAAATTCAAGAGCGAGAAGAATCCGTTTATGCCGGTGAAGATCGCCCATGATATCTCTTACAGCCAGCTTTCAATCATCGAGGAAAATATGGACAGACTCAAAGGTGTTGAGGTCGCGGTCGAACCACTGCGCAACTATCCTTATGGAGAATTATTCTGCCACGTACTCGGTTATGTCGGTGAAATCACCAACCTGGAGATAAAAAAATATGAAAACTACTCAATAAACGACTACATCGGCAGAATGGGCATTGAAGAATACTATGAAAATACTCTCAAGGGTATAAACGGTGTGGAGTACATCGAAGTCGATGCACGCGGTAGAGAAATCGGTAAGCTGGCAGAAAAAAGACCCGTGCCTTTTATTCCCGGTAAAGATCTCCATACCACACTCGATTGTGCTCTCACAGAATCGGTTGCCGTCTATCTCGCAGATTATAAAAAAGCCGCCTGTGTCTGTCTGGACCCCCGAAACGGTGAGGTGCTGGTTCTTTATTCAAAACCCGGCTTTGACCCGAACCTCTTCGTACACGGACTGCAGGAAGAAGAATGGAAAATATTGAATACAACACCGGATGCACCGATGTACAACAGGGCGATTATGAGCTGCTATCCCGCCGGTTCGACGTTCAAACCATTCATCGCCTTGGCGGCTCTGGACTCAAAGATGATCACTCCGGATAAATCATTTTCACCGTGCTGGGGTAAATACCGCCTGGGAAGGAGAATCTTCAAGTGCTGGAAAATCCACGGAAAACTCGACCTTTACGGCGCAATTATAAAATCCTGTGATATCTACTTCTACCAGCTGGGTGCATTCATCGGAATCGACACCATCGCCTCCCGGGCAAAAGAAGCCGGTTTCGGCAGAAAAACCGGAATTGATATCCCCAATGAAAAAAACGGATGTCTTCCCGACCGCACATGGTTTGAAAAACATTATGGAAAAAACTGGACAGAAGGCCATCTCTTCAACCTCAGCATCGGTCAGGGCGACCTTCTGGTGACGCCGCTACAGCTCGCCTGTGCTTTTACACTCTTTGCAAACAACGGTGAAATACCCACCCCGCACATCAATAAAGAGTTGAAACCGCAATATCACAAAACTTCATTTTCAAAAGAAGCCCTTGAGGTGGTGAAAGAAGCACTGGGTGGAGTCGTATTGAGCGGCACCGGACAACTCGCCCGTATCAAAGACTGCGAGATCTGCGGGAAAACAGGTACCATCCAAAATCCTCACGGCGAAGATCACTCACTCTTTATCGGCTACGCTCCAAAAGAACGACCTGAAATTCTTGTCTGTATATTCATCGAAAACGCGGGCCACGGCGGCAGTGTAGCTGCTCCGATCGCCGGTAAGATAATAAAAGCTTATCTCAAAACAAAAAGCACCTATGCAAAAGAGAATTGA
- the rodA gene encoding rod shape-determining protein RodA — MQKRIDLGIVVAVAALSLIGLIMIFSTAGISTFTRQLTWLAASIATAVVFSKISPRLWSTLAPFIYFGVILMLVLLLFTSDSYPKRWFKLGWINLQPSEFAKFATILFLATVLAAKKRLKNFSDILIPLLIVSIPAALIFIEPDLGAAQIFYPILILMLYWAGMPGVKLFIFFSPIISAAASFSIYIWVLYFVGLTVFLYFHKQLSDLVYGLVSNFLAGLSMPIIWNSLKPYQQQRIISFFSPWLDPKGMSWQTIQSKIAIGSGGIIGKGFLSGTQKRLEFLPERHTDFVFSCLGEEFGLVGIVLTTLIFGYLLYKILILTKETKNKFSSILASGILAWFSYQTFINIGMTLGLLPVTGVPLPFISYGGSSLLACFMAVGVCMAISKSKFKY, encoded by the coding sequence ATGCAAAAGAGAATTGATCTTGGAATCGTGGTGGCAGTAGCCGCACTCTCTTTGATCGGTTTGATAATGATCTTTTCGACCGCCGGAATATCAACATTCACCCGGCAATTGACCTGGCTGGCAGCATCAATCGCAACCGCCGTCGTTTTTTCCAAAATATCGCCGAGATTATGGTCGACCCTGGCTCCTTTTATATATTTTGGTGTAATTTTGATGCTTGTACTGCTTCTGTTCACCAGTGATTCTTATCCGAAACGTTGGTTCAAACTCGGCTGGATCAACCTCCAGCCCTCTGAATTCGCGAAATTTGCGACGATTCTCTTTCTTGCAACCGTCCTGGCGGCGAAAAAACGGCTTAAGAATTTTTCAGACATTCTCATTCCTTTGCTTATCGTGAGCATACCAGCCGCACTGATCTTCATTGAACCTGACTTAGGGGCGGCGCAGATATTCTATCCTATCCTTATTTTGATGCTGTACTGGGCGGGAATGCCCGGCGTCAAACTCTTTATCTTCTTCTCCCCTATTATCTCGGCGGCGGCGAGTTTTTCAATCTACATCTGGGTGCTCTACTTCGTAGGTTTGACAGTTTTCCTCTATTTCCATAAACAATTGAGTGACCTCGTCTACGGTCTGGTGAGCAATTTTCTCGCCGGGTTGAGTATGCCCATTATCTGGAACTCCCTTAAGCCGTATCAACAACAAAGAATCATCTCATTCTTTTCACCCTGGCTTGACCCGAAAGGGATGTCCTGGCAGACGATACAATCAAAGATCGCAATCGGATCCGGTGGAATAATCGGCAAGGGATTTTTATCCGGGACACAAAAAAGATTGGAATTCCTACCGGAAAGACATACAGACTTCGTCTTCTCCTGCCTCGGAGAGGAGTTCGGCCTTGTCGGAATTGTGTTGACTACATTGATCTTCGGTTATCTACTCTATAAGATCCTCATTCTTACAAAAGAAACAAAGAATAAATTTTCGAGTATTCTCGCCAGCGGCATCCTCGCATGGTTCAGCTATCAGACATTTATCAATATCGGGATGACCCTCGGTTTACTGCCGGTCACCGGAGTACCTCTGCCGTTTATAAGTTACGGCGGTTCCTCACTCCTCGCCTGTTTTATGGCGGTCGGGGTCTGTATGGCGATCTCAAAATCAAAGTTCAAGTATTGA
- a CDS encoding type IV pilus twitching motility protein PilT has product MAKVDLDVLLEELVLREGSDLHLRYGEPPTIRVAGKLQKLEQPPLDDNDLKEIIFGLMSPLQQKQFLKALEFDMAYEISGVARFRVNIFKQMGHIGAVMRIIPLKIKTIDEWGFPAVFKKIASLPRGLVLVTGPTGSGKSTTLAAIIEYINQNMKKHIITVEDPIEFLHRDKKSIIEQREIGIDTHSYAEALRRIIRQNPDIILVGEMRDLETIAQTITAAETGHLVFSTLHTIDAVQTVDRIIDVFPPTQQQQIRLQLSTTLQAVITETLVRKKDGAGRVAAFEIMVCTPAIRSAIREAKTPQIYTSIQTGSKLGMIQMDQYLKNLFHQGVVEYEEALAHCNNPDEFERRA; this is encoded by the coding sequence ATGGCTAAGGTAGACCTCGATGTCCTTTTGGAAGAGCTGGTTCTGAGGGAAGGCTCTGACCTTCATCTCCGTTATGGAGAACCTCCGACAATCCGTGTCGCCGGGAAACTGCAGAAACTGGAGCAACCACCACTTGATGACAACGACCTCAAGGAGATCATCTTTGGTTTGATGTCTCCTCTCCAGCAGAAACAATTCTTAAAAGCCCTGGAATTTGATATGGCTTATGAAATATCCGGGGTCGCCAGATTCAGGGTCAATATCTTCAAACAGATGGGACACATCGGAGCGGTAATGCGGATCATTCCTCTTAAGATAAAGACGATCGACGAATGGGGGTTTCCCGCAGTCTTCAAGAAAATAGCTTCACTGCCCCGCGGCCTCGTCCTCGTCACCGGTCCAACAGGAAGCGGAAAATCGACGACGCTTGCGGCGATAATCGAATACATCAATCAAAATATGAAAAAGCACATCATCACAGTGGAAGATCCGATTGAATTTCTACACCGCGACAAAAAGTCCATTATCGAACAGAGGGAAATCGGTATCGACACCCATTCTTATGCCGAAGCACTACGTCGTATAATCAGACAGAACCCCGACATCATCCTGGTCGGTGAAATGCGTGACCTCGAAACAATCGCCCAGACAATAACTGCAGCGGAAACAGGTCACCTTGTCTTCTCGACACTACATACAATCGATGCGGTACAGACCGTTGACAGAATCATCGACGTCTTTCCACCGACCCAACAACAGCAGATACGCCTCCAATTATCAACAACCCTTCAGGCGGTCATTACTGAAACACTGGTGCGTAAAAAAGACGGAGCGGGTAGGGTCGCCGCCTTTGAAATCATGGTCTGCACCCCGGCGATCAGAAGCGCCATCAGAGAAGCAAAGACGCCGCAAATATATACTTCGATCCAGACCGGTTCCAAATTAGGGATGATTCAGATGGACCAATATCTCAAAAATCTCTTTCATCAAGGTGTAGTCGAATACGAAGAAGCGTTGGCACATTGTAATAATCCGGATGAATTCGAAAGAAGGGCGTAG
- a CDS encoding type IV pilus twitching motility protein PilT has translation MIKLQQLLNAQIQYNASDLILKFNSPPIMRINGELKLLDLPPLTKADIETGIIGLLTKEQIEEYKRTFELDLSYEMPNGARFRVNLFKQRGNLGGVFRLIPSKIPTIDELGFPPILKEIALRPRGLIVVTGPSGCGKSTTQAALLNHRNENDTCHIVTVEDPIEFIHPNKKALVTQREVGRDTHSFANALKFVLRQDPDVILVGEMRDLETISLAITAAETGHTVITTLHTSDAVSTIDRIIDVFPPHQQNQIRMQISLNLLCVISQNLVKRADGKGRIAVYEILNVIPAVRNLIREAKTHQISSILQTSQQLGMISFDACLANMVKKKLITKEEAESKALNPDTFRKEMEQIAKSA, from the coding sequence ATGATCAAATTACAGCAACTCTTGAATGCACAGATTCAATATAATGCTTCTGACTTGATCCTGAAGTTCAACTCACCGCCCATTATGAGAATAAACGGAGAACTTAAATTACTCGACCTTCCTCCGCTCACCAAAGCCGATATCGAAACCGGAATAATCGGACTACTCACCAAGGAACAGATCGAAGAATATAAAAGAACATTCGAACTTGATCTCTCCTATGAAATGCCGAACGGAGCACGGTTCCGTGTCAATCTTTTTAAACAACGGGGAAACCTCGGCGGTGTATTCCGACTCATCCCCTCCAAAATTCCCACGATCGATGAACTGGGTTTTCCGCCAATTCTCAAGGAGATCGCCCTGCGGCCCAGAGGTCTGATTGTCGTAACCGGACCATCCGGCTGCGGAAAATCAACGACACAAGCCGCTCTTCTCAACCATCGAAATGAAAATGACACGTGCCATATCGTTACGGTTGAAGACCCGATAGAATTCATTCACCCCAATAAAAAAGCATTGGTGACCCAAAGAGAAGTCGGAAGAGATACCCATTCATTCGCCAACGCCCTGAAGTTCGTTCTGCGGCAGGATCCGGATGTAATTTTGGTGGGAGAGATGAGGGATCTGGAAACAATCTCCCTGGCGATCACCGCAGCGGAAACCGGGCATACGGTAATCACCACCTTACATACCTCGGACGCCGTATCCACGATCGACCGTATCATCGATGTCTTCCCTCCTCATCAACAGAATCAGATAAGGATGCAGATCTCTTTGAATCTCTTATGTGTGATTTCACAAAATTTAGTGAAACGTGCGGACGGCAAAGGTAGAATCGCCGTATATGAAATACTGAATGTCATCCCCGCAGTAAGAAACCTGATCAGAGAAGCGAAAACCCACCAGATATCATCAATCCTCCAGACCTCACAACAACTGGGGATGATCTCCTTTGACGCCTGCCTTGCTAATATGGTAAAGAAGAAACTAATCACAAAAGAGGAGGCAGAATCAAAAGCCCTTAATCCGGATACCTTCCGAAAAGAGATGGAACAGATAGCAAAATCTGCATAG